The Kocuria sp. TGY1127_2 genome includes a window with the following:
- a CDS encoding DUF456 domain-containing protein, whose protein sequence is MTAVIVATVVAALLIVVGILGIIFPVLPGSVLVLAATLVWSLTVRAPEGWWVLGLGGGLALVGLCASLVLTGRTMKRRSIPNRSLLYGVIGAVVGMFVLPVLGLVIGFAVGLFASEVYRQKDLGAAFSSSVAALKAAGIGMLIELVCALIAGTVFVIAGLTYFITA, encoded by the coding sequence ATGACAGCCGTAATCGTCGCGACCGTTGTCGCCGCCCTGCTGATCGTCGTCGGGATCCTGGGAATTATCTTTCCGGTACTGCCCGGTTCGGTTCTCGTCCTGGCGGCGACTTTGGTCTGGTCCCTGACGGTCCGTGCGCCCGAAGGCTGGTGGGTTCTGGGCCTTGGGGGAGGGTTGGCTCTCGTCGGGCTCTGCGCGAGCCTTGTGCTCACGGGCCGGACCATGAAACGCAGAAGCATCCCGAACCGCTCACTGCTTTACGGAGTCATAGGCGCGGTCGTCGGAATGTTCGTATTGCCGGTTTTGGGGCTGGTCATCGGTTTTGCGGTGGGCCTTTTCGCTTCCGAGGTATACCGCCAGAAGGACCTCGGCGCGGCCTTCTCCTCATCCGTTGCGGCGCTGAAAGCCGCCGGAATCGGCATGCTGATCGAGCTCGTCTGTGCCTTGATTGCTGGCACTGTGTTCGTGATCGCGGGACTCACATACTTCATCACGGCGTGA
- a CDS encoding D-arabinono-1,4-lactone oxidase produces the protein MHTVSNWSGIESAQPQHLWKPRTQGQAVGVVRQAADNGERIRVVGAAHSFTPIALGDEHLVNLDEMTGLVRVDLPRRRARFLAGTRLRDIPRLLEPYGLALTNQGDVNPQSIAGAISTGTHGTGLGFTGFGGTVTGLSLVTPDGSVMSLSASENPEIFDLARISVGVLGMILEVELECVEAFDLVAQETGEHLEDLLASLEDRARSHDHLEFFWFPHTDKAVAKTNTRVPRDAASPPDLAHIGPRTRWLQMLSEEIVDNGALSLMCEVGTAFPRAVPAMAHAAAWATSNRSYRAPAHEVFVSPRRVRFNEAEYAVPLEEGPEAIREVKRFIERNDLKVSFPVEGRVAAADDVPLSTAFGRETMYIAVHQYFKEDPTRYLGGVEKIMRAHGGRPHWGKRHSLGCEELSRLYPRFEDFRRLRERLDPDAVFGNAHTDKLFGVTR, from the coding sequence ATGCACACGGTGAGCAATTGGTCGGGCATCGAATCCGCGCAACCGCAGCACTTGTGGAAGCCTCGGACGCAGGGGCAAGCAGTCGGTGTCGTACGCCAAGCCGCAGACAACGGGGAAAGGATCCGAGTGGTCGGAGCCGCCCACTCCTTCACACCAATCGCCCTCGGCGACGAACACCTCGTGAATCTGGACGAGATGACCGGGCTCGTCCGGGTCGATCTGCCCCGGCGTCGCGCACGATTCCTTGCCGGAACACGCCTGCGAGACATTCCTCGGCTTCTTGAACCATACGGCTTGGCCCTGACCAATCAGGGAGACGTCAACCCCCAGTCGATTGCGGGAGCGATCTCGACGGGAACTCACGGTACTGGCCTGGGCTTCACCGGTTTCGGCGGGACCGTGACCGGGCTGAGCCTCGTGACGCCGGACGGCTCGGTTATGAGCCTGTCCGCATCGGAGAATCCCGAAATTTTCGATCTGGCGCGGATATCGGTTGGGGTGCTGGGCATGATCCTGGAAGTCGAGCTGGAATGCGTGGAGGCCTTCGACCTCGTTGCGCAGGAAACCGGGGAACATCTCGAGGACTTGTTGGCCAGCTTGGAGGATCGTGCGCGGTCTCATGATCACCTCGAATTCTTTTGGTTCCCTCATACCGACAAGGCGGTCGCCAAAACAAACACCCGTGTTCCCCGAGACGCTGCATCACCACCGGACCTCGCACACATCGGGCCGCGAACCCGTTGGCTGCAGATGCTCAGCGAAGAAATCGTGGACAATGGCGCGCTCAGCCTGATGTGCGAGGTCGGTACCGCTTTCCCCCGGGCTGTTCCGGCTATGGCCCATGCGGCAGCGTGGGCGACGTCGAACCGCTCCTACCGTGCCCCGGCCCACGAAGTCTTCGTCTCGCCGCGGAGGGTTCGGTTCAACGAGGCGGAATACGCGGTTCCGTTGGAAGAAGGTCCCGAGGCCATCAGGGAAGTCAAGCGATTCATCGAGCGCAACGATCTGAAGGTCTCGTTTCCCGTCGAAGGCCGTGTGGCTGCGGCCGACGACGTGCCTCTCTCGACTGCATTCGGCCGTGAAACGATGTACATCGCCGTGCACCAGTACTTTAAAGAGGACCCGACGAGGTATTTGGGCGGGGTCGAAAAGATCATGCGCGCCCATGGCGGCCGGCCCCACTGGGGAAAGAGGCACTCGCTGGGTTGCGAGGAGCTTTCGCGGTTGTATCCGCGCTTCGAGGACTTCCGGCGGCTGCGCGAACGGTTGGACCCGGATGCCGTTTTCGGAAATGCGCACACCGACAAACTCTTCGGAGTGACCAGGTAG
- a CDS encoding alanine racemase: MVSLSIRQALHGMDGPVGAIDRDALDTNIAALRKRAAGLPIRVASKSLRVPGAMSYVLAQPGFHGIMAFSLDEALSLVEEGFGDILVAYPTTNRSALRQLGESRTGRENITLTVDSAEHLDYIEYQLRQGETEASASPLLPVRVCLDVDASLRIWEKVLADRLHLGARRSPVRTPEQAIDVVRQIARRPRFALVGVLSYEGQIAGRGNAGKGLGAILTRRMQGTSAAELKERRAQVLAAIREERDLEFVNGGGTGSLESSSSEGTLTEVAAGSGLLSPGLFDGYQQFHHRPAAFIATPVVRRPAPGWVTVFEGGWIASGPSGTDRLPTIDWPAELKYSLAEGPGEVQTPLRGPGAETLALGDLVYFRHAKAGELAEHLAEYVVVADGRVVDTWATYRGKGWNF; this comes from the coding sequence ATGGTTTCCCTCTCCATCCGGCAGGCCCTCCACGGCATGGACGGACCGGTGGGAGCGATCGATCGAGATGCTCTGGACACCAACATTGCGGCCTTGCGCAAGAGGGCTGCGGGACTTCCCATCCGTGTCGCCTCCAAATCTCTGCGTGTCCCTGGGGCAATGTCCTACGTTCTGGCCCAGCCGGGATTTCACGGCATCATGGCTTTCTCCCTGGATGAGGCCCTGTCGCTGGTCGAGGAGGGATTCGGCGACATACTCGTGGCTTATCCCACGACCAACCGATCTGCTCTGCGGCAGCTGGGTGAGAGCCGAACCGGGAGGGAAAACATCACGCTCACGGTCGACTCTGCGGAACACCTCGATTACATCGAGTACCAACTCCGCCAAGGTGAGACGGAGGCCTCCGCATCGCCCCTCCTGCCAGTTCGGGTCTGTCTCGATGTCGACGCGTCGTTGCGGATTTGGGAGAAAGTTTTGGCCGACCGTTTGCATCTGGGGGCCCGCAGATCACCGGTCCGCACGCCGGAACAGGCGATCGACGTCGTCCGGCAGATTGCCCGTCGGCCTCGATTCGCCTTGGTGGGTGTCCTGTCATATGAGGGCCAAATCGCTGGACGGGGGAATGCGGGGAAGGGCCTTGGTGCCATTCTGACGCGGCGCATGCAGGGAACCTCGGCGGCCGAACTCAAGGAACGCAGGGCTCAGGTCCTCGCCGCGATCAGAGAAGAACGGGACCTGGAATTCGTCAACGGAGGCGGCACAGGATCGCTCGAGAGCAGCTCGAGCGAGGGAACTCTGACGGAGGTCGCCGCGGGTTCGGGGCTGCTCTCGCCCGGCTTGTTCGACGGTTACCAACAATTTCATCATCGCCCCGCGGCCTTCATCGCAACGCCGGTCGTGCGGCGTCCGGCGCCGGGCTGGGTCACGGTCTTCGAAGGCGGATGGATTGCCTCGGGCCCGAGCGGAACCGACCGTCTTCCCACGATCGATTGGCCTGCAGAACTGAAGTATTCGCTGGCCGAAGGACCAGGAGAAGTCCAGACGCCGCTTCGCGGACCGGGCGCCGAGACTCTGGCGCTGGGCGACCTGGTGTATTTCCGGCATGCCAAAGCCGGTGAACTTGCCGAGCACCTGGCCGAGTATGTGGTCGTCGCGGACGGTCGGGTTGTCGACACTTGGGCCACTTATCGAGGAAAGGGGTGGAATTTCTGA
- a CDS encoding succinic semialdehyde dehydrogenase, translated as MSTVSADLSSTRPNTVGLPPRLAEFLTENLSDDVAGTGPRLQATAPALGERLFSFHGASAEDVFRAVDRARAAQPGWAERPASERAAVLLRLHGEIRRHEELILDTIQAETGKSRIHAFDEVMDAYNVCRFVGRTAPKVLRHEHRRGALPGLTNTTVQRLPLGAVGFITPWNYPVSLGGTDLLSALAAGNVVIHKPDSKTALSAILMRRLAISAGLPAEAWQLVPGPVDEIGDALLDMVDAVSFTGSTAAGRGIAQKTGAMLKPTALELGGKNPMIICSDAFLDAAVDGAVRGCFSSTGQLCLSIERIYVADELYNEFCTRFRNATGALRLGFSFDHHHDVGSLISEEHLARVQRSVKQATQVGAKILAGGSARPDLGRCFFEPTILTDVPPSARLTHEETFGPVVAVYRVDSEDEAIARANETPYGLNASVYSGDKSHGLAVASDVEAGMVNVNEAFAAAWGSIAAPSGGLKASGLGHRHGPEGIVEFTRTRTVAHQALMPIAPFGPLDGERFQKVMSQALGAMKALRLK; from the coding sequence ATGAGTACAGTCAGTGCCGATCTCTCCTCCACCCGGCCCAATACCGTGGGCCTGCCCCCGCGACTCGCCGAGTTCCTCACGGAGAACCTGAGCGATGATGTCGCAGGAACCGGACCCCGCCTCCAGGCCACGGCCCCTGCGCTCGGAGAGAGGCTGTTCTCTTTTCACGGCGCGAGCGCTGAGGATGTGTTCCGTGCCGTCGATAGGGCTCGGGCCGCGCAACCGGGGTGGGCCGAACGGCCCGCGTCCGAACGCGCTGCCGTCCTGCTCCGCTTGCACGGTGAAATCCGGCGCCACGAAGAACTCATTCTGGACACGATCCAGGCCGAAACCGGAAAATCCCGGATCCATGCGTTCGACGAGGTCATGGACGCATACAACGTGTGTCGTTTCGTGGGACGCACGGCCCCGAAAGTCCTTCGTCACGAACACCGCCGTGGCGCCCTTCCCGGGCTGACGAACACCACCGTCCAGCGCCTCCCTCTGGGAGCGGTCGGGTTCATCACCCCGTGGAATTACCCGGTCTCCTTGGGAGGAACGGATCTGCTCTCGGCATTGGCCGCGGGCAATGTGGTGATCCACAAACCCGATTCCAAGACCGCGCTCTCGGCCATCCTGATGCGCCGGCTCGCGATCTCGGCCGGTCTCCCGGCCGAGGCGTGGCAGCTTGTCCCGGGTCCCGTGGATGAGATCGGTGACGCCCTCCTGGACATGGTGGATGCGGTGTCTTTCACCGGATCCACCGCCGCCGGTCGCGGTATCGCCCAGAAAACGGGCGCAATGCTCAAACCGACCGCGCTCGAGCTCGGCGGCAAGAACCCCATGATCATCTGTTCGGACGCTTTCCTCGATGCAGCGGTGGACGGGGCCGTGCGAGGGTGCTTCTCCTCGACGGGCCAGTTGTGCCTGTCGATCGAGCGCATTTATGTCGCGGACGAGCTCTACAACGAATTCTGCACACGTTTCCGGAACGCCACTGGGGCGCTGCGACTGGGTTTCTCATTCGACCACCACCACGACGTCGGCAGCCTGATCTCCGAGGAGCACCTCGCCAGGGTGCAACGCTCCGTGAAACAGGCCACACAGGTCGGCGCGAAGATTCTTGCAGGAGGCTCGGCACGGCCGGACCTCGGTCGTTGTTTCTTCGAACCGACGATTCTCACCGATGTACCACCCTCGGCCCGACTCACGCATGAAGAGACCTTTGGTCCGGTCGTCGCGGTCTACCGAGTCGACTCCGAGGACGAAGCGATTGCCCGTGCCAACGAGACTCCCTACGGCCTCAATGCGAGCGTGTACTCGGGCGACAAATCCCATGGACTGGCGGTCGCCTCCGACGTCGAAGCCGGAATGGTCAACGTCAACGAAGCCTTCGCCGCCGCGTGGGGATCGATTGCGGCGCCGTCCGGCGGTCTGAAGGCATCCGGTCTGGGGCATCGGCACGGGCCGGAAGGAATTGTCGAATTCACCCGAACTCGAACCGTTGCCCACCAGGCACTCATGCCCATTGCTCCCTTCGGTCCATTGGACGGCGAGAGGTTCCAAAAGGTCATGAGCCAGGCCCTCGGGGCGATGAAGGCACTGCGGCTGAAGTAG
- a CDS encoding lytic transglycosylase domain-containing protein has product MANSKKRSPAGKPHDGQANKISRTLVRHWQVLTALLLLVVGSVGLILSDYGKSECTILNSSAIPDHLSEDMQKASEESGFPVKILAAQIEAESGWNPDAHSKAGAMGIAQFTQDTWDVWGDGDPMNEKDAIAAQGRYMKYLHKQADEYANSEEDVARYALAGYNAGPNAMKKAHGVPDISETKNYVHKIMKLSEGKYSKTCN; this is encoded by the coding sequence ATGGCTAATTCGAAAAAGCGCTCTCCCGCCGGAAAACCCCACGACGGTCAGGCCAATAAGATCTCACGGACGCTCGTGCGCCACTGGCAGGTCCTGACCGCCCTGCTACTGCTCGTGGTGGGTTCGGTCGGTCTGATCCTGAGTGACTACGGAAAGTCGGAGTGCACGATTCTGAATTCATCGGCCATACCGGATCATCTGTCAGAAGACATGCAGAAGGCCTCGGAGGAATCGGGATTTCCCGTCAAGATTCTCGCGGCTCAGATCGAGGCCGAATCGGGGTGGAACCCTGACGCTCATTCGAAAGCCGGTGCCATGGGAATCGCGCAATTCACCCAGGACACCTGGGACGTCTGGGGGGACGGGGACCCCATGAATGAAAAGGATGCGATCGCGGCCCAGGGCCGGTACATGAAGTACCTCCACAAGCAGGCCGACGAATACGCCAATTCCGAAGAAGACGTCGCACGGTACGCTTTGGCCGGCTACAACGCCGGCCCCAACGCCATGAAGAAGGCGCACGGTGTCCCCGACATCTCCGAAACCAAGAATTACGTCCACAAGATCATGAAGCTTTCCGAAGGCAAGTACTCGAAGACTTGCAATTAG